In Juglans microcarpa x Juglans regia isolate MS1-56 chromosome 8D, Jm3101_v1.0, whole genome shotgun sequence, the following are encoded in one genomic region:
- the LOC121243236 gene encoding AUGMIN subunit 8-like: MDVCESQQALRKHRAVGTPRPPLVSAEKNNAVTTGRPQTRDVSSRYKSPSPARPATPRRFPSPNLARTPPTSSHVASKRAQSAERKRPSTPSSPSRPSTPVHDSTVNIQLSSRRIGHGRSPEGLWPSTMRSLSVSFQSDAISIPIGKKEKPVNASSDRTLRPASNVAHKQVETPSMARKTTPERKRSPLKGKNVPDQLENSRPVDGLHSRLRDQHRWPSRIGGKVNSNALSKIVDLSDKTIGALSAPVPGIGLSLSRRTPTTSDGIGKQLQKSASDGTRLLSTLNGSAGLGFEANSIDGNPLQVVGPHKSVSTSLSDGTTSVTPAARSQSLPSPRSRLPSPNKASVVSSSVSRGVSPSRTRPSTPPPVGISPSRIRPSNPSTQSNGTASVLSFIADVKKGKKGTSYIEDAHQLRLLYNRCLQWRFANARAKAVFYIQNVIAERTLFNVWNNTTLDLWDSVIRKRINLQQLKLKLKLNSVLNDQMAYLNDWALLENDHIHSLSGAVEDLEASTVRLPVTTGAWADIESLKAAISSAVDVMQAMGSSIGSLLSRVEGMNILVSELAVMAAQEKATVDECEAMLASMAAMQVEEYSLRTHLMQMEQDLENGKQPILSIKTLPWP, encoded by the exons ATGGATGTATGCGAGTCACAGCAAGCATTGCGGAAGCACAGGGCAGTGGGGACGCCAAGACCACCGTTGGTCTCGGCCGAAAAGAACAATGCAGTCACCACCGGCCGCCCTCAGACGAGGGACGTTAGTTCTAGGTACAAGTCACCTTCCCCTGCAAGGCCGGCCACTCCCCGGCGTTTCCCTTCTCCGAACCTCGCAAGAACACCGCCGACTTCCTCCCATGTGGCATCTAAGAGAGCCCAATCAGCCGAGAGGAAGCGGCCTTCTACACCCTCTTCCCCATCTAGGCCGTCCACACCAGTCCATGATTCAACGGTTAATATACAATTGTCATCCAGAAGAATAGGGCATGGTCGGTCACCAGAGGGTTTATGGCCTTCCACGATGCGTAGTTTGAGTGTTTCATTTCAATCTGATGCCATATCAATTCCTATTGGTAAGAAGGAAAAACCGGTGAATGCTTCTTCAGACCGCACTTTGCGGCCGGCATCAAATGTTGCACATAAACAGGTAGAGACACCTTCTATGGCGCGCAAAACTACGCCGGAGAGGAAGAGGAGTCCTCTTAAAGGAAAGAATGTGCCTGATCAGTTGGAGAATTCTAGACCAGTTGATGGTTTACATAGCCGACTTAGAGATCAGCATCGATGGCCAAGTAGAATAGGTGGGAAGGTAAATTCCAATGCTTTGAGTAAAATTGTGGATCTTAGTGACAAGACAATCGGCGCTTTAAGTGCCCCAGTCCCGGGAATTGGGTTATCTCTGTCGAGGAGAACACCTACTACATCTGATGGTATAGGTAAACAGTTACAAAAGTCTGCAAGCGATGGCACGAGGCTGTTATCGACACTTAATGGGAGTGCTGGATTAGGATTTGAGGCAAATTCAATTGACGGTAATCCACTGCAGGTAGTTGGACCTCACAAGTCTGTTTCTACTAGTTTATCAGATGGGACAACATCAGTGACGCCTGCAGCTCGATCCCAGTCTTTACCCAGTCCTAGATCACGGCTACCTTCTCCTAATAAGGCCTCGGTGGTGTCATCCTCTGTTAGTAGAGGTGTCAGTCCATCTCGGACCAGACCATCAACTCCTCCTCCAGTAGGGATTAGTCCATCTCGGATTCGGCCTTCCAATCCTTCTACTCAATCCAACGGTACTGCTTCTGTGCTTAGTTTTATTGCGGAtgttaaaaagggaaaaaagggtACAAGCTACATAGAAGATGCTCATCAACTGCGACTGCTATACAACAGATGTTTGCAATGGAGATTTGCAAATGCCCGGGCCAAGGCTGTATTTTATATTCAGAATGTAATTGCAGAG AGAACTTTATTTAATGTTTGGAACAACACTACACTAGATCTGTGGGATTCAGTAATCAGGAAAAGAATCAATCTCCAACAGTTGAAGCTAAAGCTTAAGCTAAACTCAGTTTTGAATGATCAA ATGGCCTACCTCAATGATTGGGCTCTACTTGAAAACGATCATATTCATTCTTTATCTGGGGCTGTGGAAGATTTAGAGGCAAGCACTGTTCGTCTTCCAGTAACCACAGGGGCATGG GCAGATATCGAATCTTTGAAGGCTGCCATTTCCTCTGCTGTTGATGTTATGCAGGCAATGGGATCCTCTATAGGCTCTTTGCTCTCGAGG GTGGAGGGCATGAACATTCTGGTTTCTGAACTTGCTGTCATGGCAGCACAGGAGAAAGCCACAGTTGATGAATGTGAAGCAATGTTGGCTTCAATGGCCGCTATGCAG GTAGAGGAATACAGCCTTAGGACACATCTCATGCAAATGGAACAAGATCTGGAGAATGGTAAGCAACCAATTTTGTCAATCAAGACGCTTCCATGGCCCTGA
- the LOC121243006 gene encoding pentatricopeptide repeat-containing protein At4g30700: protein MICRNIAAASCTPRDRNFFLDLLKKATTLSHLSQTHAQIILHGLHHDLSTLTKLTHKLSEFKAIDHAHRLFLSTPKPDLFLFNVLIKGFATNNSPLSAISLYTHLRTRTNLKPDKFTYAFAIWAAMGHESERFGILLHSNAIVDGLGFDLFVGSVVVDFYFKFSRVDVARKVFDLMPERDTVLWNTMVSGLVRNCCFSDSIEVFRELVKGGVELDSTTVSTVLPAAAELQDLEVGMGIQCLALKVGFGYDVFVITGLISLYSKFGEIDTVRWLFEQIDRPDLVSYNSMISGYTYNGESESSVRLFAELLASGQKVNSSTLVGLIPVHSPFGHLQLTCCIHGFCVKSGVVSHASVSTALTTVYSRLNEIETARLLFDETPEKSLASWNAMISGYTQNGLTEMAISLFQEMMLEVRPNPVTITTILSACAQLGALSLGKWVHNLIKSENLESNIYVSTALIDMYAKCGSILEARQLFDLMKDKNSVTWNAIISGYGLHGHGNEALRLFNEMLHSGVPPTGVTFLSVLYACSHAGLVRKGYEIFYSMVHDHGFQPLPEHYACMVDILGRAGKLNEALKFIEKMPVEPGPIVWGALLGACMIHKDTNLARVASERLFELDPENVGYHVLLSNIYSADKNFLKAATVRQVVKRRRLAKTPGCTLIEVGGTPHVFTSGDLSHPQATAIYKMLEKLTGKMREAGFQSQTVTALHDVEEEEKELMVKVHSEKLAIAFGLITTEPGTEIRIIKNLRVCLDCHNATKFISKITQRIIVVRDANRFHHFKDGICSCGDYW from the coding sequence ATGATTTGCAGGAACATAGCCGCAGCTTCTTGTACACCACGCGACCGCAACTTCTTCTTGGACCTCCTCAAAAAGGCCACCACTCTCTCCCACCTCTCCCAAACCCACGCCCAGATCATCCTCCACGGCCTCCACCACGACCTCTCCACTCTCACCAAACTCACTCACAAGCTCTCCGAGTTCAAGGCCATCGACCACGCGCATCGCCTCTTTCTCTCCACCCCAAAACCCGACCTTTTCCTCTTCAACGTCCTCATCAAAGGCTTCGCCACCAATAACTCTCCTCTATCTGCGATTTCGCTCTATACCCATTTGAGAACCAGGACTAATCTTAAGCCTGATAAGTTTACTTACGCCTTTGCGATATGGGCCGCCATGGGTCACGAGTCTGAGAGGTTTGGGATTTTGTTGCACTCAAATGCGATTGTGGATGGATTGGGATTCGATCTGTTTGTTGGATCTGTGGTGGTTGACTTTTACTTCAAGTTTTCGCGGGTTGATGTGGCAAGGAAGGTGTTTGATTTGATGCCGGAGAGGGATACTGTTTTGTGGAATACAATGGTATCCGGGTTGGTGAGGAACTGTTGTTTTAGCGATTCAATAGAAGTTTTTCGGGAACTGGTTAAGGGAGGTGTGGAATTGGATTCTACAACTGTGTCTACTGTGCTTCCGGCTGCAGCAGAGTTGCAGGACTTGGAAGTTGGGATGGGCATCCAGTGTTTGGCTCTAAAAGTTGGGTTTGGTTATGATGTGTTTGTAATTACGGGTTTGATTTCGTTATATTCAAAATTTGGGGAGATTGACACGGTGAGGTGGTTGTTCGAGCAGATTGATCGACCAGATTTGGTATCTTATAATTCGATGATTTCAGGGTATACTTACAATGGTGAGTCTGAATCTTCAGTGAGGCTATTTGCGGAGCTGCTTGCTTCTGGGCAGAAAGTCAATTCAAGCACATTGGTGGGGTTGATTCCTGTGCATTCACCCTTCGGGCATCTTCAGCTCACTTGTTGTATTCATGGTTTCTGTGTTAAGTCTGGAGTTGTTTCACATGCTTCTGTTTCAACTGCATTAACTACCGTTTATAGTAGGCTAAATGAAATTGAAACGGCACGGCTACTTTTTGATGAAACTCCAGAGAAAAGTTTGGCATCTTGGAATGCTATGATATCTGGTTATACCCAAAATGGGTTAACGGAGATGGCAATTTCTCTTTTCCAGGAAATGATGCTTGAAGTCCGTCCAAATCCTGTAACGATTACAACTATTCTTTCAGCTTGTGCTCAACTTGGAGCGTTGAGTCTTGGCAAATGGGTTCACAATCTGATTAAAAGCGAGAATCTTGAGTCTAACATATATGTCTCAACTGCTCTAATTGACATGTATGCAAAGTGTGGGAGCATTTTGGAGGCTCGGCAATTATTTGACttgatgaaagataaaaattcgGTCACTTGGAATGCCATTATTTCTGGTTATGGCCTCCACGGACATGGGAATGAAGCACTAAGACTCTTCAATGAGATGCTGCATTCTGGGGTTCCCCCTACTGGGGTTACATTTCTCTCTGTGTTGTATGCTTGTAGCCATGCTGGCTTGGTGAGGAAAGGATACGAAATTTTCTATTCTATGGTCCATGATCATGGATTCCAACCATTACCTGAGCATTATGCTTGCATGGTTGACATCCTTGGTCGGGCTGGAAAATTAAATGAGGCCTTGAAATTCATAGAAAAAATGCCAGTTGAGCCAGGTCCTATAGTCTGGGGTGCATTACTTGGTGCTTGCATGATTCACAAAGACACAAACCTAGCCCGTGTGGCTTCTGAAAGACTATTTGAATTGGACCCAGAAAATGTTGGATATCATGTCTTGCTTTCTAATATTTACTCGGCTGACAAGAATTTTCTAAAGGCTGCTACAGTACGACAAGTAGTGAAGAGAAGAAGGTTGGCAAAGACCCCTGGGTGCACTCTAATTGAAGTTGGTGGGACTCCACATGTCTTTACCTCTGGTGATCTGTCCCATCCACAAGCAACAGCAATCTACAAAATGCTAGAGAAGTTGACTGGAAAGATGAGGGAGGCTGGATTTCAGTCACAGACTGTCACTGCTTTGCATgacgtggaggaggaagagaaggagCTAATGGTCAAGGTTCACAGTGAGAAGTTGGCCATTGCATTTGGCCTCATTACCACTGAACCTGGAACTGAAATCAGAATCATTAAGAATCTCCGAGTTTGTTTAGATTGCCATAATGCAACTAAATTTATATCCAAAATTACACAGAGAATCATTGTGGTTAGAGATGCGAAtagatttcatcatttcaagGACGGCATCTGTTCATGTGGAGATTATTGGTGA
- the LOC121243005 gene encoding cellulose synthase A catalytic subunit 7 [UDP-forming]-like gives MEASAGLVAGSHNRNELVVIHGHEERKALRNLDGQVCEICGDEVGLTVDGDLFVACNECGFPVCRPCYEYERREGSQLCPQCRTRYKRLKGSPRVEGDEDEEDVDDIEHEFKIEDQRNKHNHIAEAMLHGKMSYGRGPEDNENGHLPIPPVIAGARSRPVSGEFPMSFHAHGEQNTLSSSLHKRVHPYPVSEPGSARWDEKKAEDGWKERMDDWKMQQGNLGPEPDDYDPDMDDMIDEARQPLSRKVPIASSKINPYRMVIMARLLILALFLRYRLMNPVHDAFGLWLTSVICEIWFAFSWILDQFPKWFPIDRETYLDRLSLRYEREGEPNQLAPVDIFVSTVDPMKEPPLVTANTVLSILAMDYPVDKISCYISDDGASMLTFEALSETAEFGRKWVPFCKKFSIEPRAPEMYFSEKIDYLKDKVQPTFVKERRAMKREYEEFKVRINALVAKAVKIPPEGWIMQDGTPWPGNNTKDHPGMIQVFLGHSGGLDAEGNELPRLVYVSREKRPGFQHHKKAGAMNALIRVSAVLTNAPFMLNLDCDHYINNSKAAREAMCFLMDPQIGRKVCYVQFPQRFDGIDRHDRYANRNTVFFDINMKGLDGIQGPVYVGTGCVFRRQALYGYNPAKGSKRPKMVSCDCCPCFGRRKKLKYAKHGASGDDSSVQVDMDGDKELLLSQMNFEKKFGQSAIFVTSTLMEQGGVPPSSSPAALLKEAIHVISCGYEDKTEWGTELGWIYGSITEDILTGFKMHCRGWRSIYCMPKRPAFKGTAPINLSDRLNQVLRWALGSIEIFFSHHCPVWYGYKKGKLKWLERFAYVNTTVYPFTSLPLLAYCTLPAMCLLTDKFIMPPISTFASLYFIALFISIFATGILELRWSGVTIEEWWRNEQFWVIGGVSAHLFAVVQGLLKVLAGIDTNFTVTSKASDDEDFGELYTFKWTTLLIPPTTILIINLVGVVAGISDAINNGYESWGPLFGKLFFSFWVIVHLYPFLKGLMGRQNRTPTIVVVWSILLASIFSLLWVRIDPFVLKTKGPDTKQCGINC, from the exons ATGGAAGCCAGTGCTGGACTTGTCGCTGGCTCTCACAACCGAAACGAGCTCGTTGTCATTCATGGCCATGAAGAG CGAAAGGCTTTGAGGAACTTGGATGGTCAAGTCTGTGAGATATGCGGGGATGAGGTGGGGCTAACTGTGGATGGAGACCTGTTTGTGGCCTGCAATGAGTGTGGTTTTCCAGTTTGCCGGCCATGCTATGAATATGAGAGGAGAGAAGGGAGCCAGCTCTGTCCTCAGTGCAGGACAAGATACAAGCGTCTCAAAG GGAGCCCAAGGGTtgaaggagatgaagatgaagaggatgTTGACGATATTGAGCATGAATTCAAAATCGAGGATCAGCGGAACAAGCATAACCATATTGCAGAAGCGATGCTTCATGGGAAGATGAGCTACGGAAGAGGCCCAGAAGACAATGAAAATGGCCACTTACCGATCCCACCGGTTATCGCTGGTGCTAGATCCCGACCG GTGAGCGGTGAATTTCCAATGTCATTTCATGCTCATGGAGAGCAGAATACGCTATCTTCCTCGTTGCATAAACGGGTGCATCCGTATCCAGTTTCTGAACCTG GAAGTGCAAGGTGGGATGAAAAGAAAGCAGAAGATGGTTGGAAAGAGAGGATGGATGACTGGAAAATGCAGCAAGGCAACCTGGGGCCTGAACCGGATGACTATGACCCTGACATGGATGATAT GATAGATGAAGCTAGGCAGCCACTGTCAAGGAAAGTACCGATTGCCTCTAGCAAAATCAATCCTTATCGGATGGTGATCATGGCCCGGCTTCTAATTTTGGCCTTGTTCCTCCGATATAGACTTATGAATCCGGTGCATGATGCCTTTGGGCTTTGGTTAACGTCTGTGATATGTGAAATTTGGTTTGCATTTTCATGGATCCTTGATCAGTTCCCAAAATGGTTCCCAATTGATCGTGAGACCTACCTTGATCGTCTCTCTCTCAG GTATGAGAGGGAAGGCGAACCAAATCAGCTGGCACCAGTTGATATCTTTGTCAGTACTGTGGATCCCATGAAGGAACCTCCTCTTGTTACAGCCAACACAGTTCTTTCAATCTTGGCCATGGACTACCCGGTTGATAAGATCTCATGCTACATTTCGGATGATGGTGCTTCCATGCTCACGTTTGAAGCCTTGTCTGAAACTGCAGAATTTGGGCGGAAATGGGTACCTTTCTGCAAGAAATTTTCTATAGAGCCTCGAGCCCCCGAGATGTACTTCTCCGAGAAGATTGATTATCTCAAGGACAAAGTTCAGCCTACCTTTGTTAAGGAGCGTCGAGCCATGAAG AGAGAGTATGAAGAATTCAAGGTTAGGATAAATGCACTTGTGGCCAAAGCTGTGAAGATTCCTCCAGAAGGATGGATCATGCAAGATGGGACACCATGGCCAGGAAACAATACTAAGGATCACCCAGGTATGATTCAGGTCTTTCTTGGTCACAGTGGAGGTCTTGATGCTGAAGGAAATGAGCTTCCTCGTCTTGTCTATGTTTCTCGTGAGAAAAGGCCTGGTTTTCAACACCACAAGAAAGCAGGAGCCATGAATGCTTTG ATTCGGGTCTCTGCTGTGCTCACCAATGCTCCTTTCATGCTAAACTTGGACTGTGACCACTATATTAACAACAGCAAAGCTGCGAGAGAGGCCATGTGTTTCTTGATGGACCCGCAGATTGGAAGAAAGGTTTGCTATGTCCAATTCCCTCAAAGATTCGATGGTATTGATAGGCATGATCGTTATGCCAACAGAAACACAGTCTTCTTCGAT ATTAACATGAAAGGTCTAGATGGAATTCAAGGTCCTGTATATGTGGGCACAGGATGTGTTTTCAGAAGGCAAGCTTTGTATGGGTATAATCCTGCAAAAGGTTCTAAGCGCCCAAAGATGGTAAGCTGTGACTGCTGCCCATGTTTCGGACGCCGCAAGAAGCTAAAATATGCCAAGCATGGGGCAAGTGGAGATGATTCAAGTGTACAAG TCGATATGGATGGTGACAAGGAGCTACTGCTGTCCCAAATGAATTTCGAAAAGAAATTTGGACAGTCTGCAATTTTTGTGACTTCAACCTTAATGGAACAGGGCGGAGTTCCTCCTTCCTCTAGTCCTGCAGCCCTGCTCAAAGAAGCCATACATGTAATCAGCTGTGGCTATGAAGACAAAACTGAATGGGGTACTGAG CTTGGTTGGATTTACGGGTCTATTACAGAGGATATCCTCACTGGTTTCAAGATGCATTGCCGGGGTTGGAGGTCGATATACTGTATGCCAAAGAGACCTGCATTCAAGGGCACGGCTCCAATCAATCTGTCGGATCGGCTGAATCAGGTCCTTCGGTGGGCACTTGGTTCCATTGAGATATTTTTCAGTCATCACTGCCCTGTTTGGTACGGCTACAAGAAAGGGAAACTCAAGTGGCTCGAGAGATTTGCCTATGTCAACACCACTGTCTATCCCTTCACCTCCTTACCTCTCCTTGCATACTGTACCCTCCCTGCCATGTGCTTGCTCACTGATAAATTCATCATGCCACCG ATAAGCACTTTTGCAAGTCTCTACTTCATTGCCCTGTTCATCTCAATCTTTGCTACTGGTATTCTTGAGCTGAGATGGAGCGGAGTCACCATTGAGGAATGGTGGAGAAATGAGCAATTTTGGGTCATTGGAGGTGTCTCAGCACATCTCTTTGCTGTTGTGCAAGGCCTGCTGAAGGTTTTGGCTGGAATTGATACTAACTTCACTGTCACATCCAAGGCATCAGACGATGAAGATTTTGGAGAATTATACACCTTTAAATGGACAACACTTCTAATCCCTCCGACCACCATCTTAATCATCAACCTTGTTGGAGTTGTCGCTGGGATCTCAGATGCCATAAACAATGGATATGAATCATGGGGACCTTTATTTGGCAagctcttcttttccttctggGTGATTGTCCATCTCTATCCATTCCTTAAAGGTTTGATGGGGCGGCAGAACCGAACTCCGACCATTGTTGTCGTATGGTCAATCCTTTTGGCTTCCATTTTCTCCTTGCTTTGGGTCCGCATTGATCCATTTGTGTTAAAAACCAAGGGACCTGACACCAAACAATGTGGAATTAACTGCTAA